From Myxococcales bacterium, a single genomic window includes:
- a CDS encoding GAF domain-containing protein, translating to MSGKREPLALAATPAEREGRYREVFLTVLSLLEGEDDWVAAMATTVAELHGAFAYFAWTGVYRLVRPDLLVIGPYQGGHGCLRISIDRGVCGAAVRTRSSQLVPDVCAFHDHIACSTTTRSELVVPIITPNGRMLGVLDVDSDDPAAFTEVDQEHLEELCRELGARFEGTPTL from the coding sequence ATGAGCGGCAAGCGCGAGCCGCTCGCGTTGGCGGCAACCCCCGCTGAGCGTGAGGGGCGCTACCGGGAGGTGTTCCTGACGGTGCTCTCGCTGCTCGAGGGCGAGGACGACTGGGTCGCGGCGATGGCCACGACCGTCGCCGAGCTGCATGGGGCCTTCGCGTACTTCGCCTGGACGGGGGTGTACCGCCTGGTTCGCCCCGACCTGTTGGTGATTGGTCCCTATCAAGGCGGGCACGGCTGTCTCCGCATCAGCATCGACCGAGGCGTCTGCGGCGCGGCGGTGCGAACGCGCAGCAGTCAGCTGGTCCCCGACGTGTGTGCTTTTCACGATCACATCGCCTGCTCGACCACGACGCGCTCGGAGCTCGTCGTGCCGATCATCACGCCGAACGGCCGCATGCTGGGTGTGCTCGACGTGGACTCGGATGACCCCGCGGCCTTCACCGAGGTCGACCAAGAGCACCTCGAAGAATTGTGCCGGGAGCTGGGTGCCCGATTCGAAGGCACCCCGACCCTCTGA
- the gpmA gene encoding 2,3-diphosphoglycerate-dependent phosphoglycerate mutase, translated as MKSLVLLRHGQSQWNKENRFTGWVDVPLSPEGVLEAENAGKLLRAQGLVFDRAYTSYLKRAIKTLWLTLEGLDQMYIPVHKTWRLNERMYGGLQGLNKLETVQKHGEAQVKIWRRSYDVPPPAMEADNPGFPGKDPRYAGLRKEEIPATECLKDTVERFLPYWESEIAPALRRGERVIIAAHGNSLRALVKHLDGISETDIVELNIPTGIPLVYELDDDLKPIKSRYLGDPEAAAKAAAAVAAQLKA; from the coding sequence ATGAAGAGTCTCGTCCTTTTGCGACACGGGCAGAGCCAGTGGAACAAAGAGAATCGCTTCACCGGTTGGGTGGACGTGCCGCTCAGCCCCGAGGGGGTCCTCGAGGCCGAAAACGCCGGCAAGTTGCTGCGCGCACAAGGGCTCGTCTTCGATCGGGCGTACACCTCGTACCTCAAGCGGGCGATCAAGACCCTGTGGCTCACGCTCGAAGGCCTCGATCAGATGTACATCCCCGTGCACAAGACCTGGCGCCTCAACGAGCGCATGTATGGCGGGCTCCAGGGGCTCAACAAGCTCGAGACCGTGCAGAAACACGGTGAGGCCCAGGTGAAGATCTGGCGGCGGAGTTACGACGTTCCTCCGCCGGCGATGGAGGCCGACAACCCTGGGTTTCCGGGCAAGGATCCGCGCTACGCCGGGCTACGCAAAGAGGAGATCCCCGCCACGGAGTGTCTGAAGGACACCGTCGAGCGATTTCTGCCGTACTGGGAGTCCGAAATTGCGCCGGCGCTCCGGCGAGGTGAGCGGGTGATCATCGCGGCGCATGGCAACAGTCTTCGGGCGCTGGTCAAACACCTCGATGGCATCAGCGAGACCGACATCGTGGAGCTGAACATTCCGACTGGGATCCCGCTGGTCTACGAGCTCGACGACGACTTGAAGCCGATCAAGAGCCGCTACCTCGGTGACCCAGAGGCCGCGGCCAAGGCGGCGGCGGCCGTTGCCGCGCAGCTCAAGGCATGA
- a CDS encoding DUF2330 domain-containing protein has translation MRRSHLAIAGTALALMIAAKSQPAQACGGTFCDSGPSAMPVDQSGENVLFVMDGKTVEAHVQIQYEGAAERFAWIVPMPKVPDVQVGSALLFNALLQGTVPSYGFTQQTDVCEDLSGNKDSAGNFGAGGASAGGSGGAAGGGGGGPQVVYEKTVGAFEVVVLQGGTADEVSKWLSDNSYQNAPNSAPILKDYVDKNYVFVAIKLTAGANSNEIHPLVFRYEGTEPCVPLKLTAVAATEDMGVRTFFLGDDRVVPTNYKHVTINPARLDWSTMGQNYKQAVSRAVDSPVANGKAFVTEYAGQSNVVSQFSFYNPGWNSTVFETIDPTSVIDALGNMGLAYCYGGGYNPENDCQYSHPLVKPLLSQYLPVPAGLSPAEFYGSLKLYADKIDVTKWNATEFAADFKLRIQDPAKHAADITSKWPYLTRLFTTISPSEMNEDPEFHSQPGLDPVQPGAIGLRHTNCCGTTTMELADDVNVALDKQTGTWPLWDSNMPWADQIEEFPLNGDKITLVDNKHKIAEQLSSWNAKNKGTCETGATKGGVKDTGDVLETAGAVPSCAVGGQSPLTASLFALAAGSLGLLRRRRRRS, from the coding sequence ATGCGCCGTAGCCACCTCGCCATCGCCGGGACAGCCCTGGCCCTGATGATCGCAGCCAAGAGTCAGCCCGCCCAGGCCTGCGGTGGAACGTTCTGTGACTCCGGTCCCTCGGCGATGCCCGTCGATCAATCCGGAGAGAACGTGCTCTTCGTGATGGACGGCAAGACCGTCGAAGCGCACGTGCAGATCCAGTACGAAGGAGCTGCGGAACGCTTCGCGTGGATCGTGCCGATGCCAAAGGTGCCGGACGTGCAGGTCGGCTCCGCCTTGCTGTTCAATGCGCTGCTCCAGGGCACGGTGCCGAGCTACGGCTTCACCCAGCAGACCGATGTCTGCGAGGATCTGTCGGGCAACAAGGACTCGGCCGGAAACTTCGGCGCGGGCGGCGCGAGCGCGGGCGGAAGCGGCGGCGCGGCCGGGGGCGGCGGCGGAGGACCCCAGGTCGTGTACGAGAAGACCGTGGGCGCCTTCGAGGTCGTGGTGCTTCAGGGCGGCACGGCGGACGAGGTCAGCAAGTGGCTCAGCGACAACAGCTACCAGAACGCGCCGAATTCCGCCCCGATTCTCAAGGACTACGTGGACAAGAACTACGTCTTCGTGGCCATCAAGCTGACGGCGGGCGCCAACAGCAACGAGATCCACCCGCTGGTGTTCCGCTACGAGGGCACCGAGCCCTGCGTGCCACTGAAGTTGACCGCGGTGGCGGCGACCGAGGACATGGGCGTGCGCACCTTCTTCCTGGGCGACGACCGCGTCGTGCCGACGAACTACAAGCACGTCACCATCAACCCGGCGCGGCTCGACTGGTCGACCATGGGGCAGAACTACAAACAGGCGGTGTCCCGCGCCGTCGATAGCCCGGTGGCGAACGGCAAGGCCTTCGTGACCGAGTACGCAGGGCAGAGCAACGTGGTGAGCCAGTTCTCCTTCTACAACCCGGGCTGGAATTCGACGGTATTCGAGACCATCGACCCGACGTCCGTGATCGACGCGCTCGGCAACATGGGGCTCGCCTACTGCTATGGCGGCGGCTACAACCCGGAGAACGACTGTCAGTACAGTCACCCGCTGGTCAAACCGCTGCTGTCCCAGTACCTGCCGGTGCCGGCGGGTCTCTCCCCGGCCGAGTTCTACGGCTCCCTCAAGCTGTACGCGGACAAGATCGACGTCACCAAGTGGAACGCCACGGAGTTCGCGGCGGACTTCAAGCTCCGCATCCAGGACCCGGCGAAACACGCCGCGGACATCACCTCGAAGTGGCCCTACCTGACGCGCCTCTTCACCACCATCTCACCCTCGGAAATGAACGAGGATCCGGAGTTCCACTCGCAGCCCGGGCTCGATCCGGTGCAGCCCGGGGCGATCGGACTGCGCCACACCAACTGCTGCGGCACGACGACGATGGAGCTCGCCGACGACGTCAACGTCGCCCTCGACAAGCAGACCGGAACCTGGCCGCTGTGGGACAGCAACATGCCGTGGGCCGATCAGATCGAGGAGTTTCCGCTGAACGGTGACAAGATCACCCTCGTCGACAACAAGCACAAGATCGCCGAGCAGCTCAGCTCTTGGAACGCCAAGAACAAGGGCACCTGCGAGACCGGCGCCACCAAGGGCGGCGTGAAGGACACCGGCGACGTGCTCGAGACGGCGGGCGCCGTGCCCAGCTGTGCCGTGGGCGGACAGAGCCCACTCACCGCTTCCCTGTTTGCACTGGCTGCGGGTAGCCTGGGACTGTTGCGCCGGCGCCGCCGCCGCAGCTGA
- a CDS encoding DUF2330 domain-containing protein, with translation MRATSRRLLACLTAVAALGPRAADACGGTFCDSGPQAMPVDQSGENILFALDGTSVEAHVQIQYQGSADRFAWVVPMPEVPDVTVGSQPLFTRLLQGTVPTYGFQSQFDSCGPNGAGGGLGFGGQTSSGGSGGAAGAGGGGPQVVFEKTVGAFEVVVLKGGTAVEVVSWLNTNNYQTIPGATPVLQEYADKKYVFVAVKLTAGAGLDEIHPLVFKYPGNEPCVPLKLTRVAATEDMGVRAFFLGDDRVVPANYKHVTLNPARLNWPGFVDNYTQAVSHAADSAIANGKAFVTEYAGASNIIQTFGVWSATWNQLPFQTILPEKVVDELNKQGLAYCSTGNACIYQHPLVSSLLHQYLPVPTGVKEDDFYTCLSCYQAQIDTTKWNAAEFAAAFKLRIIDPAVHAKALLAKWPYLTRLFTTISPSEMTEDPIFRPAPGEPPVAPIQTAVQRITCSGQRGMILPDSREVALDGLAWPPWDSLMPWVEEIEEYPVGGTKITLVDNTKKIDALLTEWNQKQGWPPSDGSGGSGANGSGGSSGSSGSSGSGGSGGSSGSAKMEPAGGGGCGVTTSSPLTGAVVIGGIGLLGLLRRRRRG, from the coding sequence ATGAGAGCGACGTCTCGACGATTGTTGGCGTGTCTAACTGCCGTAGCAGCGCTGGGGCCCCGGGCAGCAGACGCCTGCGGAGGGACGTTCTGCGACAGCGGGCCGCAGGCGATGCCGGTGGATCAATCGGGCGAGAACATCCTGTTCGCGCTGGATGGCACCAGCGTCGAGGCGCACGTGCAGATCCAGTACCAGGGCTCGGCCGACCGCTTTGCGTGGGTCGTGCCGATGCCCGAGGTGCCGGACGTGACCGTGGGCTCGCAGCCGCTGTTCACGCGCCTCTTGCAGGGCACGGTCCCGACCTATGGCTTCCAGTCGCAGTTCGACAGCTGCGGACCGAACGGCGCCGGCGGCGGTCTCGGTTTCGGCGGTCAGACCTCCTCCGGCGGCAGTGGCGGCGCAGCCGGTGCCGGCGGCGGCGGGCCGCAGGTCGTGTTCGAAAAGACCGTGGGCGCCTTCGAGGTCGTGGTGCTCAAGGGCGGCACCGCGGTCGAGGTCGTCAGCTGGCTCAACACGAACAACTACCAGACCATCCCCGGCGCCACGCCGGTGCTCCAGGAGTACGCCGACAAGAAGTACGTCTTCGTTGCGGTCAAGCTCACCGCGGGCGCCGGCCTCGACGAGATCCATCCCCTCGTCTTCAAGTATCCGGGCAACGAACCGTGTGTGCCGCTCAAGCTGACGCGGGTCGCTGCAACCGAGGACATGGGAGTGCGGGCGTTCTTCCTGGGTGATGATCGCGTCGTTCCGGCAAACTACAAACACGTCACGCTGAATCCGGCGCGGCTGAACTGGCCCGGATTCGTCGACAACTACACCCAGGCGGTGAGCCACGCCGCCGACAGCGCGATCGCAAATGGCAAGGCGTTCGTCACCGAGTACGCGGGGGCCAGCAACATCATCCAGACCTTTGGGGTGTGGAGCGCGACCTGGAACCAGCTCCCGTTTCAGACCATTTTACCTGAAAAAGTGGTCGACGAGCTCAACAAACAGGGGCTCGCGTACTGCTCGACGGGCAATGCCTGTATCTACCAGCACCCCCTCGTCTCGAGCCTGTTGCATCAGTATCTGCCGGTGCCGACGGGCGTGAAGGAGGACGACTTCTACACTTGCTTGAGCTGTTACCAGGCGCAGATCGACACCACCAAGTGGAACGCGGCCGAGTTCGCCGCGGCCTTCAAGCTGCGCATCATCGACCCGGCCGTGCACGCGAAGGCGCTGCTCGCGAAGTGGCCGTACCTGACCCGGCTGTTCACCACGATCTCGCCGTCCGAGATGACCGAGGATCCGATCTTCCGTCCTGCTCCCGGTGAGCCTCCGGTTGCGCCGATTCAGACCGCCGTGCAACGCATCACGTGCAGTGGACAGCGCGGCATGATCTTGCCCGACTCGCGCGAGGTCGCCCTCGACGGCCTGGCGTGGCCACCCTGGGACAGCCTGATGCCCTGGGTCGAAGAGATCGAGGAGTACCCGGTCGGCGGGACGAAGATCACGTTGGTGGACAACACCAAGAAGATCGATGCCCTGCTGACGGAGTGGAACCAGAAACAGGGTTGGCCGCCGAGCGACGGCTCGGGCGGCAGCGGAGCCAATGGCTCGGGTGGCTCGAGCGGGTCGAGCGGGTCGAGCGGCTCGGGTGGCTCGGGCGGAAGCTCCGGCTCGGCAAAGATGGAGCCTGCCGGTGGCGGGGGCTGCGGCGTGACAACGAGCTCTCCGCTGACCGGTGCGGTCGTGATCGGTGGCATCGGGCTGCTCGGGCTGCTGCGCCGGCGCCGCCGCGGATGA
- a CDS encoding outer membrane beta-barrel domain-containing protein, whose amino-acid sequence MALSASLLVVLVPSRAEAQCVDEALKEQLIGKRAYRGVVPRLFKKALRHELSPMGGWYAADLADGAPVYGGAYTFHFSEDLGLEASYFRTRQKYGLLQAIIDRQQGLVQFQESPEEDVQLFLGHLIWSMAYGKVRWFGGAIHRFDFYLSLGGGATDTSETGGLGLTGSGGFGLKFYLAQWLAFRLDARDHVRNHRAPFGVEKIVNDVSLMGGLSVFLPFSS is encoded by the coding sequence ATGGCCCTTTCGGCCAGCCTGCTCGTGGTGCTCGTCCCGTCGCGGGCGGAGGCGCAGTGCGTCGACGAGGCCCTCAAGGAGCAGCTCATCGGCAAGCGGGCCTACCGTGGCGTGGTTCCCCGGCTGTTCAAGAAGGCGCTCCGCCACGAGCTCTCTCCGATGGGTGGCTGGTACGCAGCCGACCTCGCGGACGGCGCGCCGGTGTACGGCGGCGCGTACACCTTCCACTTCTCCGAGGACCTCGGGCTCGAGGCCTCGTACTTCCGCACGCGACAGAAGTACGGGTTGCTTCAGGCCATCATCGATCGCCAGCAGGGGCTCGTGCAGTTTCAGGAGTCACCCGAGGAAGACGTGCAGCTCTTCCTGGGTCACCTGATCTGGTCCATGGCCTACGGCAAGGTGCGCTGGTTCGGCGGCGCCATTCACCGCTTCGACTTCTACTTGTCGCTCGGCGGCGGTGCGACCGATACGAGTGAGACCGGCGGCCTCGGCCTGACGGGCTCCGGCGGCTTCGGGCTCAAGTTCTATCTCGCCCAGTGGCTGGCGTTCCGGCTCGACGCGCGGGATCACGTCCGTAACCACCGCGCGCCGTTCGGTGTCGAGAAGATCGTCAATGACGTCTCGCTGATGGGCGGGCTCAGCGTGTTTCTTCCCTTCAGCAGTTGA